Proteins encoded together in one Pseudobacteroides sp. window:
- the purB gene encoding adenylosuccinate lyase: MNNVYESPFNSRYASSEMQELFSNDMKFKTWRRLWIALAEAEKELGLNITDEQIDELKKFKDSINYDVAQQKEKEFRHDVMAHIHAYGEQCPKAKGIIHLGATSCYVGDNTDVIVMRDALKLLKRKLIVLIDKLSNFAMENKDLPTLGFTHYQPAQLVTVGKRACLWLQDILMDLEDLDYVLSNMKMLGSKGTTGTQASFLNLFEDDHAKVKELEKRIANKLGFDSVFPVSGQTYTRKLDSKILNVLSGIAQSAYKFSNDMRLLQSMKEMEEPFEKSQIGSSAMAYKRNPMRSERISSIARYVIINALNPAITASTQWFERTLDDSANRRISIPEAFLAVDSILNIFINVADGMVVYPKVIEKHIMEELPFMATENIMMEAVKRGGDRQELHEKIRVYSMEAGKQVKVHGNKNDLVERIAADPVFGMSLEEINSVLEPKNYIGRAPEQVVDFINEHVKPVLERNKIEDFNIDLKV; encoded by the coding sequence TTGAATAATGTATATGAAAGTCCTTTTAATTCAAGATATGCCAGCAGCGAAATGCAGGAGCTTTTCTCAAATGATATGAAGTTCAAAACATGGAGAAGGCTATGGATTGCCTTGGCTGAGGCAGAAAAGGAGCTTGGACTCAATATAACGGACGAGCAGATTGACGAGCTTAAAAAGTTTAAGGATTCAATAAACTATGATGTAGCCCAGCAGAAGGAAAAAGAATTCAGGCATGATGTAATGGCTCATATTCACGCATACGGTGAGCAGTGTCCAAAAGCCAAAGGGATTATACATTTAGGAGCTACTTCATGTTACGTGGGTGATAACACCGATGTAATAGTTATGAGAGACGCATTAAAACTATTAAAGAGAAAACTCATTGTTCTTATAGATAAGCTTTCAAACTTTGCTATGGAAAACAAAGATTTACCTACATTAGGCTTTACCCATTACCAGCCTGCACAGCTTGTTACAGTTGGGAAAAGGGCGTGTTTGTGGCTTCAGGATATTCTGATGGATTTGGAAGATCTGGATTATGTACTGTCAAACATGAAAATGCTTGGTTCAAAGGGTACAACCGGAACCCAGGCCAGCTTTTTAAACCTCTTTGAAGATGATCATGCAAAGGTGAAAGAACTAGAAAAACGTATTGCAAATAAATTGGGTTTTGACAGCGTGTTTCCTGTTTCAGGACAAACCTATACAAGAAAGCTTGATTCAAAGATACTTAATGTATTAAGCGGTATAGCACAGAGTGCGTACAAGTTCAGCAACGACATGAGGCTCTTGCAAAGCATGAAGGAAATGGAAGAGCCCTTTGAGAAAAGTCAGATAGGCTCTTCTGCAATGGCTTATAAGAGAAACCCTATGAGGTCTGAGAGAATATCATCCATTGCAAGGTATGTTATAATAAACGCACTAAATCCTGCTATTACAGCATCCACACAGTGGTTTGAAAGAACTCTTGATGACTCTGCCAACAGAAGAATAAGCATACCGGAAGCTTTCCTTGCGGTTGACTCCATACTCAATATTTTTATAAATGTTGCAGATGGTATGGTGGTTTATCCGAAGGTTATTGAGAAGCACATAATGGAAGAGCTTCCTTTTATGGCTACTGAAAACATTATGATGGAAGCTGTTAAACGCGGGGGGGATAGGCAGGAGCTTCATGAGAAGATCCGTGTTTATTCAATGGAAGCAGGAAAACAGGTTAAGGTTCATGGTAATAAAAACGACCTGGTAGAGAGAATTGCTGCAGATCCTGTTTTTGGTATGTCTTTAGAAGAGATTAACTCTGTTCTAGAGCCTAAGAACTATATAGGAAGAGCTCCCGAGCAGGTGGTTGATTTCATAAATGAGCATGTAAAACCTGTATTGGAAAGAAATAAGATAGAAGATTTTAATATAGATCTAAAGGTATAA
- a CDS encoding pyridoxal phosphate-dependent aminotransferase, translating into MKLSTKALSISPSSTLAIDAKAKKMKADGIDVIGFGAGEPDFDTPDHIKEAAIKAINDGFTKYTPASGTLELKQAVCKKFERDNGLSYAPSNIVISNGAKHSLVNAFQAICNPGDEVIIPAPYWVSYPEMVKLADGVPVIVNTTEESGFKFTIEQLEAAITPKTRAIVINSPSNPTGMIYSKEELKAVADLAVSKEIYIVSDEIYEELIYDGYEHVSIASFNDKIKDLTIVVNGVAKSYAMTGWRIGYTASNAKIAEIMGNVQSHATSNPNSIAQKAAEAALNGPQDAVGMMVQEFIKRRDYMVEKINSIPGLSCIKPNGAFYVMMNISKIIGKELYGKKINGSDDFANILLEKANVALVPGSGFGTDIHVRLSYATSIKNITEGLNRIEKFLNT; encoded by the coding sequence ATGAAATTATCAACAAAGGCGTTGTCAATTAGTCCATCATCAACTTTAGCCATAGATGCAAAAGCAAAGAAAATGAAAGCGGATGGAATAGATGTTATCGGGTTCGGAGCGGGTGAACCGGATTTTGATACTCCCGATCATATTAAAGAAGCTGCAATTAAAGCAATAAATGATGGTTTTACAAAATATACTCCTGCATCAGGTACTTTGGAGTTAAAGCAGGCTGTTTGCAAAAAGTTCGAAAGAGACAACGGCTTAAGTTATGCTCCTTCAAATATTGTTATAAGCAATGGTGCAAAGCACTCATTGGTTAATGCATTCCAGGCAATTTGCAATCCTGGCGACGAAGTTATCATTCCAGCTCCTTACTGGGTAAGCTATCCTGAAATGGTAAAACTGGCAGATGGTGTGCCTGTAATAGTAAACACTACAGAAGAAAGCGGTTTTAAGTTTACAATAGAGCAGTTGGAAGCAGCAATAACACCAAAAACCAGAGCTATAGTTATAAACAGCCCAAGTAATCCTACAGGGATGATTTATTCAAAGGAAGAACTAAAAGCTGTTGCAGATTTGGCTGTCAGTAAGGAAATTTATATAGTTTCGGATGAAATTTATGAAGAGTTGATTTATGACGGTTATGAACATGTAAGTATAGCTTCCTTCAATGATAAAATAAAAGATCTTACAATAGTTGTAAATGGTGTAGCAAAATCATACGCTATGACAGGTTGGAGGATAGGATATACAGCGTCCAACGCTAAAATAGCTGAAATCATGGGCAATGTTCAGAGTCATGCGACTTCCAATCCTAACTCAATAGCACAGAAGGCTGCTGAAGCGGCTCTTAACGGCCCACAGGATGCAGTTGGCATGATGGTTCAAGAGTTTATAAAAAGAAGAGACTACATGGTTGAAAAAATAAACTCAATACCAGGCTTGTCATGCATAAAGCCAAATGGTGCATTCTATGTTATGATGAACATATCTAAAATCATCGGAAAAGAGTTGTACGGCAAAAAAATTAACGGATCCGACGATTTTGCAAATATTCTTTTAGAAAAAGCAAATGTTGCATTAGTCCCCGGATCAGGCTTCGGAACTGACATTCATGTAAGGTTATCCTATGCGACATCAATAAAAAATATTACAGAAGGATTAAATAGAATTGAAAAATTCTTAAACACATAA